In the Dolichospermum flos-aquae CCAP 1403/13F genome, AGGTAGCAAAGCCCTTGGTGATGCAGAAGAAGCAGCTTTGAAAGCCGCTCTCACCGAGTTCAAAAAGACCTTCCAAGCAGCAGCGTAACAATTTTGGATTTTGGATTTTGGATTTTGGATTAAATAGACTTGTCCAAAAATTAGATATCAGCCCATCAGATACAGGGATTTGATATTTATTTGTAGGTGAGTCTCATCTAAAATCCGAAATTCCGAATCTAAAATCTAAAATCTAAAATCTAAAATCGGATTATGGCTAATCTCAAATCAATACGCGATCGCATTCAGTCGGTCAAAAACACCAAAAAAATCACAGAAGCCATGCGGCTTGTAGCAGCGGCGAGAGTCCGTCGCGCTCAAGAACAGGTAATTGCTACCCGTCCCTTTGCAGACCGTTTGGCGCAAGTATTATTTGGCTTGCAAACCAGATTGCGGTTTGAAGATGTCAACCTCCCCCTACTGAAAAAACGCGAAGTTAAAACAGTCGGTTTGTTGGTAATTTCCGGCGACCGGGGTTTGTGTGGTGGTTACAATAGTAACGTCATTCGTCGCGCTGAGAACCGTGCCAAGGAACTTCAATCTGAAGGTGTAAACTATACTTATGTCTTGGTTGGCCGCAAAGCTACTCAATACTTTCAACGCCGGAATCAGCCTATTGATGCCACCTACAGCGGTTTAGAACAACTTCCTACCGCCGCAGAAGCTACAAATATTGCTGATGAACTACTTTCTCTCTTCCTTTCGGAAAAAGTAGACCGGATTGAGCTAGTTTATACAAAATTTGTCTCCCTGGTTAGTTCTCGTCCCGTAGTCCAAACCCTTCTTCCTTTGGATACCCAAGGTTTAGAAGCAGCGGATGACGAAGTTTTCCGTTTAACTACCCGTGGTGGTCAATTCCAAGTGGAACGGGAAAAGGTAGCTAGTACAGTTACCGCTTTACCTAGTGACATGATTTTTGAACAAGATCCAGTGCAAATTCTGGATTCTTTGTTGCCATTATATCTGAGCAATCAGCTATTACGGTCATTACAAGAATCAGCAGCTAGTGAACTAGCCGCACGGATGACAGCGATGAGTAACGCCAGCGAAAACGCCGGTGAATTGATTAAAACTCTATCTTTGTCTTACAACAAAGCCCGTCAAGCCGCAATTACCCAGGAACTTCTGGAAGTTGTCGGTGGTGCGGAAGCGCTTACTTAATTTGGTGATTGGTGATTGGTGATTGGTGATTGGTGATTGGTGAGTCAGCGCGGTCTTGGGGGTTTCCCCCATTAGCGACTGACGAACCCAAAGGGTAATTGGTAAAAAAATCAACTATAACCAATCATCAGTTACTAATTTTTAAACTTGGTAATATGACCGATACCATTCAACAAATCGCTCAATACCCACTTCAATCGAAGTATTCGGTTTAAAACCAATATCTTGAACCAAATCATCAACATCAGCATAAGTTACAGGTAAATCACCAGGTTGTATTGGTAGCAGATTCTTTTTGGCTTTCATACCCAAGTAATTTTCTAGGGTTTCGATGAAGTTCATTAATTCAATCGGCTGATTATTGCCGATATTGTAATTTTTATATGGTGCATAACTTGTCGCGGGGTCAGGTGCATTTCCCGACCAATTGGGATTCGATTCAGCAACTTGATCAATAACGCGAATTACACCTTCAACAATGTCATCAATATAAGTAAAATCGCGTTTCATTTTACCATAATTAAAAACATCAATTGGTTGTCCTGCCAAAATTGCTTTAGTAAAAAGAAACAATGCCATATCAGGACGACCCCAGGGACCGTAAACTGTAAAAAAGCGCAATCCTGACGCTGGCAAGCCATACAAACTACTATAAGTATGTGCCATTAATTCGTTGGCTTTTTTGCTGGCTGCGTATAAACTAACGGGATGATCTACATTGTCGTGAACGGAGAAAGGAATTTTTGTATTTGCACCGTAAACTGAACTGGAAGAAGCAAATACTAAATGTTGTACATTTGTATGCCGGCAACCTTCTAGAATATTGACAAATCCTACCAAATTACTATCTACATAGGCGTGGGGATTTTTTAATGAATAGCGCACTCCTGGTTGTGCAGCCAAATTTACAACTTTATCAAAGTTTGATTCAATGAATAATTTGGGGATACTTTCTCTGTCTGCTAAATCTAATAAATGGAAGCTAAAACCTGGTTTTTCTAAAAGTTGTTTTAGTCGATCTTTCTTTAAAGTTACATCGTAATAATCATTGAGATTATCCAAACCAATAACTTCATCGCCCCTTTCTAGTAAGTGTTTACTGAGGTGAAAACCAATAAAACCAGCCGCACCTGTAACTAAAATTTTCGTCATAATTTCACCACTGTAATATATATGGAGATTTACATTCTCCGTTTCCGCATAAATTTTGTAACTTGTTAAGATAAACAATAATACTTAATAAATAATGTTGTATTTACTACTCATTTAATTTATCTTACGTAATTTCCTTCTGATATCAATCACCGAAATAGAGAATATAGCGGTTTACCAACCCGTTACTAATATAGCATTCTCATTTTTGCCTCCCGTCTGTCCCCTGGTTTTATGAATAAGTTTAAGAATCATCAGAGTACAGAATGTAGGATAAAATCTATATTCATCCCAGAAAATGGAAGTATGTATCTTCTTGAATATCAAATTTAGATTACAGATTCGACATACTTCTTAATAAACCAACAGTGTAAACGCAAAACGTTCTAATCTGAAAATCGACCGAGTTAATTTACTGGGTTTTAGAGGCGTAACATTCATAAATACGCAAAAATGTCAAGCCTTAAAATAAATAACCCAGGCTGAACAGATAAACAATTATGATAGGAGTCTTAAAAATCCCATGAGTGTTAAGGCAAGCGGTGGAAGCTCAGTTGCGCGTCCGCAACTATATCAAACCTTACCTGTCGCCACCATTTCCCAAGCGGAACAACAAGACCGCTTTTTGGGAAGAGGTGAACTAAGTGAACTTGGCAGTTATTTTACCTCCGGGGCAAAGCGGTTAGAAATTGCCAAAATTTTGACAGACAATTCCGAAATCATCGTTTCTCGTGCGGCTAACCGGATTTTCATTGGTGGTTCACCAATGGCTTTCTTAGAAAAGCCCCAAGAGCGAGAATTGGCAATGGTTGGCGCTGGTGCTAATGTCCAAGAGGGCATGAAACTAGGAACAGTCACCTACGTTGAAAGTAGTGGTGGTTTCTTTGAAAACCTCCGTTCTATCTTCAATACTTCTGCTGGTGGACCAACACCTCCAGGCTTTAGACCTATTAACGTCGCTCGTTATGGGCCTAGCAACATGGCCAAAAGCTTACGTGACTTGTCTTGGTTCTTGCGCTATGCCACCTACGCCATTGTCGCTGGCGACCCCAACATCATCTCTGTAAATACCAGAGGTTTGCGGGAAATTATTGAAAATGCCTGTTCTGGAGAAGCAACCATCGTCGCTTTACAAGAAATCAAAGCAGCGTCCCTGTCTTATTTCCGTAAAGATGCCGCAGCCACAGAAATTGTGACTGAGTACATGAATGTGTTGCTGACAGAATTTAAAGCACCAACACCTTCTACTAAAGTTCGTCAACGTCCTTCCGGCGACCAACAAGGATTACAACTGCCACAAATTTACGCTGTGGCCGCAGAACGTCGTCCCAAGTACGCCATGAAGCCCGGCTTGTCTTCTGGCGAAAAAACAGAAGTCATCAAAGCGGCTTATCGTCAAGTATTTGAGCGCGATATTACCCGTGCTTATAGCTTGTCTATTTCTGACTTAGAATCGAAAGTCAAAAACTGCGAAATCTCCATGCGGGAGTTTATTCGCCGTTTAGCTAAATCTCCCCTTTACCAAAAACAGTTTTATCAGCCTTTTATTAACAGCCGGGTGATTGAATTGGCTTTCCGTCACATTTTAGGACGGGGACCAAGTAGCCGTGAGGAAGTGCAAAAATATTTTGCCATTGTTTCCCTCAAAGGTTTGGCAGGTTTAGTTGATGCTTTGGTAGATTCTACCGAATACAGCGATTACTTTGGTGAAGAAACAGTTCCCTACATTCGGGGTCTGGGTCAAGAAGCCCAAGAATGTCGTAACTGGGGACAACAGCAAGACCTGTTTAAATACAGTGCGCCTTTCCGGAAAGTTCCTCAGTTTATTACAACTTTTGCTGCTTACGAACAACCATTACCTGACCAACATCCCTACGGTTCTGGTAATGACCCCTTGGAAATTCAATTTGGGGCGATTTTCCCGAAAGCAACCCGCAACCCCAGCAGCAGCCCTGCACCGTTTAGTAAGGATACTCGCCGGATCTTGATTCACCAAGGGCCTGGTATCAATAACCAACTCAGCAATCCTAATGCTCGGAGTGTAGCTCCTGGGACTTTGGGCGCGAAGGTGTTCAAGTTAGACCAGTTACCTGGAACTATTGGCAGAAAAGCTCCTAAGGGTGTAAGTGTCAAGTTCTCGGAAAGTTCTACCCAAGCGGTAATTAAGGCTACTTATCTACAAGTTTTTGGTCGTGATGTTTACGAAGGTCAACGGCTGAAAGTTGCGGAAATTAAGCTGGAAAACGGCGATATCACCGTCCGCGAGTTTGTGCGGATGTTGGCGAAGTCGGATTTATTCCGGAAGATGTACTGGACTTCTCTCTATGTCTGTAAAGCCATTGAGTACATTCACCGTCGCTTGTTAGGTCGTCCTACCTATGGTCGGGAAGAAAACAATAAGTATTTTGACATCGCTGCTAAGAAGGGCTTTTATGCGGTCGTTGATGCCATTCTGGACAGTGACGAATACAGCCAAGCATTTAATGAAGATACAGTTCCTTACGAGCGCTATCTAACTCCTGCGGGTGTGTCTTTACGTCAATTACGTGTGGGGACTATCCGCGAAGATTTGGCGAATGTTGAGAAACAGGAAACACCTCGCTTTGTGGAATTGGGTACAGTCACAGAAATGCGGACTGAACCAGATATTGAGTTCCGCATTAACCAAGGTGTTACTAAGCAACGTGAGCAAACCAAGGTCTTTAAACTGACAGCAGTTAAAAATGACAAGGTTGCGGCGGAAACTGTGATTAGCGGCGCTTATCGGCAGATTTTCGAGCGCGATATTGCTCCTTACATCTCTAAGAACGAGTTTACAGTTCTAGAAAGTAAGTTGGTGAATGGTGAAATCAGCGTTAAGGAATTTATTCAAGGTTTGGGTTACTCTAGCCTGTACCTGAAGGAGTTCTACACCCCTTACCCCAATACAAAAGTAATTGAGTTGGGAACTAAGCATTTCTTAGGTCGCGCCCCTATTGACCAAGCAGAAATTCGCAAATACAACCAAATCCTCGCTACTCAAGGGATTCGGGCTTTTATTAGCGCGATGGTTGAAAGTGCAGAATATGGTCAAGTGTTTGGTGAAGATACCGTTCCTTTCCGTCGCTTCCCCACTTTACCTGCGGCTAATTTCCCCAATACCGAGAAGCTTTACAACCAGCTAACCAAGCAAAATGATGATTTGGTTGTTCCTAGTTTTGAAACTGTGAAGCCCCGGATTAAAACTGAGAATACGCCAATTCTCGCCAAGGCGATCGCTGATTTGGCAGCCCAAGCCAAGAAAATGGACAAGACTAAACCCTTGTTTATTGAATTGGGTCGTTCTTTCAATGATGGTCGTGGTCAATCTGTAGAAGTTGGTGTTGGTACAAGCCGTCGCAAACCAGCCCGGATTTACCGTGCTACCACCGGGACAAATTCCCCCGAAACCAATCAGGTGATTAATGCTATCTATGTCCAAGTTATGGACGTATTTAGCGGTCAAGTCCCTGCTTATTTCCGCCGTTCTGACTTAGATAGCAAATTGCGTAACGGTGAAATTACCGTGCGTGAGTTTGTTCTCGAACTAGCCAGTTCCGAAATCTATCGCAAACGTTTCTACGCGCCTTATCCCAACACCAAGGTAATTGAATTCCTCTTCCGTCACCTCTTGGGACGCGCACCAGCTACCCAAGGCGAAATCCGTCAATATAACAAATTATTGGCTGATAGCGGTTTAAGGGCTGCTGTAGAGGCAATTGTCAACAG is a window encoding:
- a CDS encoding phycobilisome rod-core linker polypeptide; its protein translation is MSVKASGGSSVARPQLYQTLPVATISQAEQQDRFLGRGELSELGSYFTSGAKRLEIAKILTDNSEIIVSRAANRIFIGGSPMAFLEKPQERELAMVGAGANVQEGMKLGTVTYVESSGGFFENLRSIFNTSAGGPTPPGFRPINVARYGPSNMAKSLRDLSWFLRYATYAIVAGDPNIISVNTRGLREIIENACSGEATIVALQEIKAASLSYFRKDAAATEIVTEYMNVLLTEFKAPTPSTKVRQRPSGDQQGLQLPQIYAVAAERRPKYAMKPGLSSGEKTEVIKAAYRQVFERDITRAYSLSISDLESKVKNCEISMREFIRRLAKSPLYQKQFYQPFINSRVIELAFRHILGRGPSSREEVQKYFAIVSLKGLAGLVDALVDSTEYSDYFGEETVPYIRGLGQEAQECRNWGQQQDLFKYSAPFRKVPQFITTFAAYEQPLPDQHPYGSGNDPLEIQFGAIFPKATRNPSSSPAPFSKDTRRILIHQGPGINNQLSNPNARSVAPGTLGAKVFKLDQLPGTIGRKAPKGVSVKFSESSTQAVIKATYLQVFGRDVYEGQRLKVAEIKLENGDITVREFVRMLAKSDLFRKMYWTSLYVCKAIEYIHRRLLGRPTYGREENNKYFDIAAKKGFYAVVDAILDSDEYSQAFNEDTVPYERYLTPAGVSLRQLRVGTIREDLANVEKQETPRFVELGTVTEMRTEPDIEFRINQGVTKQREQTKVFKLTAVKNDKVAAETVISGAYRQIFERDIAPYISKNEFTVLESKLVNGEISVKEFIQGLGYSSLYLKEFYTPYPNTKVIELGTKHFLGRAPIDQAEIRKYNQILATQGIRAFISAMVESAEYGQVFGEDTVPFRRFPTLPAANFPNTEKLYNQLTKQNDDLVVPSFETVKPRIKTENTPILAKAIADLAAQAKKMDKTKPLFIELGRSFNDGRGQSVEVGVGTSRRKPARIYRATTGTNSPETNQVINAIYVQVMDVFSGQVPAYFRRSDLDSKLRNGEITVREFVLELASSEIYRKRFYAPYPNTKVIEFLFRHLLGRAPATQGEIRQYNKLLADSGLRAAVEAIVNSPEYARYFGEDVVPYKRYPSLPAGNYLGSVQAEADLVKQSWSSLSPSVLTGGLPNR
- a CDS encoding F0F1 ATP synthase subunit gamma, yielding MANLKSIRDRIQSVKNTKKITEAMRLVAAARVRRAQEQVIATRPFADRLAQVLFGLQTRLRFEDVNLPLLKKREVKTVGLLVISGDRGLCGGYNSNVIRRAENRAKELQSEGVNYTYVLVGRKATQYFQRRNQPIDATYSGLEQLPTAAEATNIADELLSLFLSEKVDRIELVYTKFVSLVSSRPVVQTLLPLDTQGLEAADDEVFRLTTRGGQFQVEREKVASTVTALPSDMIFEQDPVQILDSLLPLYLSNQLLRSLQESAASELAARMTAMSNASENAGELIKTLSLSYNKARQAAITQELLEVVGGAEALT
- a CDS encoding NAD-dependent epimerase; translation: MTKILVTGAAGFIGFHLSKHLLERGDEVIGLDNLNDYYDVTLKKDRLKQLLEKPGFSFHLLDLADRESIPKLFIESNFDKVVNLAAQPGVRYSLKNPHAYVDSNLVGFVNILEGCRHTNVQHLVFASSSSVYGANTKIPFSVHDNVDHPVSLYAASKKANELMAHTYSSLYGLPASGLRFFTVYGPWGRPDMALFLFTKAILAGQPIDVFNYGKMKRDFTYIDDIVEGVIRVIDQVAESNPNWSGNAPDPATSYAPYKNYNIGNNQPIELMNFIETLENYLGMKAKKNLLPIQPGDLPVTYADVDDLVQDIGFKPNTSIEVGIERFVEWYRSYYQV